The following coding sequences lie in one Rhinolophus ferrumequinum isolate MPI-CBG mRhiFer1 chromosome 16, mRhiFer1_v1.p, whole genome shotgun sequence genomic window:
- the DNAJC9 gene encoding dnaJ homolog subfamily C member 9 yields MGLLELCEEVFGTADLYRVLGVRREASDGEVRRGYHKVSLQVHPDRVGEGDKEDATRRFQILGKVYSVLSDKEQRAVYDEQGTVDEDSDVLNQDRDWETYWRLLFKKISLEDIQAFEKTYKGSEEELADIKQAYLDFKGDIGRIMESVLCVQYTEEPRIRNIIQQAIDAGEVPSYNAFVKESKQKMNARKRRAQEEAKEAEISRKELGLEGVDNLKAVIQSRQKDRQKEMDSFLAQMEAKYCKPSSRGGKKTALKKEKK; encoded by the exons ATGGGGCTGCTGGAGCTGTGTGAGGAAGTGTTCGGCACCGCCGACCTTTACCGAGTGTTGGGCGTGCGGCGTGAGGCCTCCGACGGCGAGGTCCGACGCGGCTACCACAAGGTGTCCCTGCAGGTGCACCCGGACCGGGTGGGCGAGGGCGACAAGGAGGACGCCACCCGCCGCTTCCAG ATCCTTGGGAAAGTCTATTCCGTTCTGAGTGACAAAGAGCAGAGAGCGGTGTACGACGAGCAGGGAACCGTGGACGAGGATTCCGATGTGCTCAACCAAGATCGGGACTGGGAAACGTACTGGAGGTTACTCTTTAAAAAG ATATCTCTAGAAGACATTCAAGCTTTTGAAAAGACATACAAAGGTTCTGAAGAAGAGCTGGCTGATATTAAACAAGCCTATCTGGACTTCAAGGGGGACATAGGTCGGATCATGGAGTCTGTGCTGTGTGTGCAGTACACAGAAGAACCCAGGATAAGGAACATTATTCAACAAGCCATTGATGCCGGAGAGGTCCCATCCTATAATGCCTTTGTcaaagaatcaaaacaaaagatgaatgcaaggaAAAGGAGG gCTCAGGAAGAGGCTAAAGAAGCAGAAATCAGCAGGAAGGAGTTGGGACTTGAAGGAGTGGATAATTTGAAAGCAGTCATTCAG AGCAGACAAAAGGATCGGCAAAAGGAAATGGACAGTTTTCTGGCTCAGATGGAAGCAAAGTACTGCAAACCTTCCAGTcgaggagggaaaaaaacagctctcaagaaagaaaagaaataa
- the MRPS16 gene encoding 28S ribosomal protein S16, mitochondrial has translation MVQLTTVLCKAYRGGHLTIRLALGGCTNRPFYRIVAAHNKCPRDGRFVEQLGSYDPLPNSHGEKLVALNLDRIRHWIGCGAHLSKPVEKLLGLSGFFPLHPMMITNAERLRRKRAREVLLASQETETEATETKAN, from the exons ATGGTCCAGCTCA CTACTGTCCTCTGCAAGGCCTACCGTGGAGGCCACTTAACCATTCGTCTTGCCCTGGGAGGCTGTACTAACCGGCCTTTCTATCGCATCGTGGCTGCTCATAACAAGTGTCCCAGGGATGGTCGTTTCGTGGAGCAGCTGGGCTCCTATGATCCACTGCCCAACAGTCATGGAGAGAAACTCGTTGCTCTCAACCTGGACCGGATCCGACATTGGATCGGCTGTGGAGCCCACCTCTCTAAACCTGTGGAAAAGCTTCTGG GTCTCTCTGGCTTTTTCCCTCTGCATCCCATGATGATCACAAATGCTGAGAGGCTGCGACGGAAACGGGCACGTGAAGTCCTCTTAGCATCtcaggaaacagaaacagaggcTACAGAAACAAAAGCGAACTGA